In the genome of Nitrospira japonica, one region contains:
- a CDS encoding dual specificity protein phosphatase family protein yields MYQITDKLAVGNVSDAENPPASIGALLMVAVELSIMPPAGVAYDKIPLKEYGEAGISSLDQAVAWIEAHLPENRVLVCCRAGMGRSVSVVLAYLCCAEDMAYPDALSLLLKRRPGAVPLPNLRCAIEALQQLRESRRVSNASGLRA; encoded by the coding sequence ATGTATCAAATCACCGACAAATTGGCCGTGGGCAATGTGTCTGACGCCGAAAATCCGCCGGCCAGCATCGGGGCATTGCTGATGGTGGCGGTCGAGTTGTCGATCATGCCGCCGGCAGGAGTGGCCTACGACAAGATTCCCTTGAAGGAATACGGAGAGGCTGGCATCTCCTCGCTGGATCAGGCGGTCGCCTGGATTGAAGCTCACCTGCCGGAAAATCGTGTGCTGGTGTGTTGCCGGGCGGGTATGGGACGTTCCGTCTCGGTCGTCCTGGCCTATCTCTGCTGCGCGGAAGACATGGCCTATCCGGATGCCTTGAGTCTGCTTCTGAAGCGGAGGCCTGGCGCGGTTCCGCTGCCGAACTTGCGGTGCGCCATCGAAGCGCTGCAACAGCTTCGCGAATCCAGAAGAGTGAGCAATGCGTCAGGCCTGAGGGCTTGA
- a CDS encoding transketolase C-terminal domain-containing protein has translation MSEALEAQQKTNPQGDPITSVAAPKADGKKDPHAEAKRQKVVTPEYMFHEAPRTKEFITGSEAAKEAIRRSNVDLAIAYPITPQSETMQLVGVLYGEGYVKEYYRGEEEVGVMAAIAGGSRAGVRCYTATAGPGTLRGLEGIASWPGHRLPVVAMFTCRVVNAPLAIQPDNIEVSYLLNCGMIVFHAENQQDMFDFTMAGFTISEKNDVTLPVGVCCDGFFVTHARGYVRMQDRGIKLPPREAWRGAVPVLDAENPPARLSRDAPVQKSNFMAYNIHAVWQQEVWAAVERSRKYINQYIGGLLSAENVEGADAIIIASGSAAAQSREAVRICKDKGLNVGLIKIRSLRPFPTKELRELCGKAKLIVVPEFNYVGWLAKEIATAIYGFSKAKIIGGPRVYGGQSMPVELIVDEVESGLTGKKSTNVAMSQIMGGAVNPDDVAHFMRSI, from the coding sequence ATGAGTGAAGCGTTGGAAGCCCAGCAAAAGACCAACCCCCAGGGTGATCCGATCACCAGCGTGGCGGCTCCGAAGGCGGACGGGAAGAAGGATCCGCATGCTGAGGCGAAGCGGCAGAAGGTTGTGACGCCCGAGTACATGTTCCATGAGGCGCCGCGTACGAAGGAATTCATCACGGGCAGCGAAGCGGCAAAGGAAGCCATTCGCCGTTCGAACGTCGATCTGGCCATCGCCTATCCGATCACCCCGCAAAGCGAAACGATGCAATTGGTCGGCGTCCTCTACGGCGAAGGCTACGTCAAGGAATATTATCGCGGCGAAGAAGAAGTCGGCGTGATGGCCGCGATTGCGGGCGGATCGCGGGCAGGCGTCAGGTGTTATACCGCGACCGCGGGACCCGGCACCTTGCGCGGTCTCGAAGGCATCGCCTCCTGGCCTGGCCATCGGCTTCCCGTGGTGGCCATGTTCACGTGCCGCGTCGTCAACGCCCCGCTGGCCATTCAACCGGACAACATCGAGGTGTCCTACCTGCTCAACTGCGGCATGATCGTCTTTCACGCCGAGAATCAGCAGGACATGTTCGACTTCACCATGGCCGGGTTCACCATCAGCGAAAAAAACGATGTGACGTTGCCGGTCGGCGTATGCTGCGACGGTTTTTTCGTTACGCATGCCCGCGGGTATGTGCGCATGCAGGATAGAGGGATCAAGCTTCCTCCGCGCGAAGCGTGGCGTGGAGCGGTCCCGGTGCTTGATGCGGAGAATCCTCCCGCGCGCCTGTCCCGCGATGCCCCGGTTCAGAAATCGAACTTCATGGCCTACAACATCCACGCCGTATGGCAGCAGGAAGTCTGGGCGGCGGTGGAACGTTCGCGTAAATATATCAACCAATATATTGGTGGGTTGCTGAGCGCCGAAAACGTGGAAGGCGCCGATGCGATCATCATCGCTTCGGGAAGCGCCGCGGCCCAGTCGCGTGAGGCGGTCCGTATTTGCAAGGACAAGGGTTTGAACGTCGGACTCATCAAGATCCGTTCGCTCCGGCCGTTCCCGACGAAGGAGCTCAGAGAACTCTGCGGAAAGGCCAAGCTGATCGTGGTGCCTGAATTCAACTACGTCGGTTGGCTGGCGAAGGAAATCGCGACGGCGATCTACGGATTCTCGAAGGCGAAGATCATCGGCGGTCCGCGCGTGTACGGCGGTCAGTCGATGCCGGTGGAGTTGATCGTGGACGAAGTCGAATCCGGCTTGACCGGCAAGAAATCCACGAACGTAGCGATGTCGCAGATCATGGGTGGCGCCGTCAATCCTGACGACGTGGCTCACTTCATGCGCAGCATCTGA
- a CDS encoding citrate/2-methylcitrate synthase, producing MSILANKDTRVVIQGGQAGVNAARRMAEFCYLIKRPLNVEAFVYPPDAGKTNEIPYGSGLIAIPVYKTIAEATKHHPTINTSLVYIGADRAMKGGMEALDDPHIKLVSMITEGVPEKDSKLLGAHARKLGKVFNGPSSIGIISAGACRLGVIGGAFDNLVLSKLYREGSFGVITKSGGLSNEIIWICSQFADGITTAIGIGGDAYPGTDYVSYLEMFENDPQTKSVVIVGEMGGDLEERAAEWYGAKKRRIKLIGVVSGFCQESLPKGMKFGHAGAKEGMKGEGSARSKSDALKKSGALVPPTFGALGPAIKETYQELLKSGQVKEPVEPAVLPRLPKSIEEAMKADEVMVAPLIRTTISDDRGDEPCYDGYPASELINKGYEIPHVVGLLWDKRLISKQEAEIIKRIMMLSADHGPCVSGAYATILAACAGIGLSQSVAAGLIMIGPRFGGAVTDAGRYFKYAVDNKMAVDEFLAHMKKNVGPVPGIGHRVKSLRNPDKRVKELVGYVKSLNIKTPCLDFALEVEKVTAAKKDNLILNVDGTMAAVLVDIGFPIDSLNGFFILSRTIGLIGHWVDQKRQDSRLIRLFDYLVNYAAPKRREVPPLK from the coding sequence ATGAGCATTCTGGCAAATAAGGACACCCGCGTGGTGATACAAGGCGGACAGGCCGGGGTCAACGCCGCCCGCCGCATGGCTGAATTTTGTTACCTCATCAAGCGCCCGCTCAACGTCGAGGCGTTCGTGTATCCGCCCGACGCGGGCAAAACGAACGAGATTCCCTACGGAAGCGGACTCATTGCGATTCCCGTCTACAAGACCATCGCGGAAGCCACAAAGCACCATCCGACGATCAATACCAGCCTCGTCTACATCGGGGCCGACCGCGCGATGAAGGGCGGCATGGAAGCCCTTGACGATCCTCATATCAAGCTCGTCTCCATGATTACGGAGGGTGTTCCTGAGAAAGATTCCAAACTCCTCGGTGCGCATGCGCGGAAGCTGGGCAAGGTGTTCAACGGTCCGTCGTCGATCGGCATCATTTCGGCGGGTGCCTGTCGTCTTGGCGTGATCGGCGGCGCATTCGACAACCTGGTCCTTTCGAAGCTCTATCGAGAGGGATCGTTCGGGGTCATCACCAAATCCGGCGGGCTTTCCAACGAGATCATTTGGATTTGTTCCCAGTTTGCGGACGGAATTACCACGGCGATCGGCATCGGCGGCGACGCCTATCCTGGCACGGACTATGTGAGCTATCTCGAAATGTTCGAGAATGATCCCCAGACGAAATCAGTCGTCATCGTCGGAGAAATGGGCGGCGACCTCGAAGAGCGGGCCGCCGAGTGGTACGGCGCCAAGAAGCGGCGGATCAAGTTGATCGGAGTGGTGTCCGGCTTCTGCCAGGAAAGTCTGCCCAAAGGTATGAAGTTCGGGCATGCCGGAGCCAAGGAAGGCATGAAGGGCGAAGGATCCGCCCGATCGAAGTCAGACGCGCTCAAGAAGTCCGGCGCGCTCGTGCCGCCCACGTTCGGGGCGCTGGGTCCGGCCATCAAGGAAACCTATCAGGAGCTGTTGAAGTCCGGGCAGGTGAAGGAGCCAGTTGAGCCGGCGGTGCTGCCGCGGTTGCCCAAGTCGATCGAAGAGGCGATGAAGGCGGACGAAGTGATGGTGGCGCCGCTGATTCGCACGACGATCAGCGACGATCGGGGAGATGAGCCCTGCTACGATGGTTATCCGGCCTCCGAGTTGATCAACAAGGGCTATGAGATCCCGCACGTCGTCGGCTTGTTGTGGGACAAGCGGCTCATTTCCAAACAGGAAGCCGAAATTATCAAGCGCATCATGATGCTATCGGCCGACCATGGCCCTTGCGTCAGCGGAGCCTACGCGACGATTCTGGCGGCTTGCGCCGGCATCGGGCTCTCGCAATCGGTGGCGGCGGGTCTCATCATGATCGGGCCGCGCTTCGGCGGCGCAGTGACCGACGCCGGCCGATACTTCAAGTATGCCGTCGACAACAAGATGGCCGTGGACGAGTTCCTGGCCCACATGAAAAAGAACGTCGGGCCGGTCCCGGGAATCGGGCATCGGGTGAAGAGCCTGCGTAATCCGGACAAGCGGGTGAAGGAGCTGGTGGGATACGTCAAGAGTTTGAATATCAAGACGCCCTGCCTGGATTTCGCATTGGAGGTCGAGAAGGTGACGGCCGCCAAGAAGGACAATCTGATCCTCAACGTGGACGGAACGATGGCGGCGGTGCTCGTTGATATCGGGTTCCCGATCGACAGTTTGAACGGATTTTTCATCCTGTCGCGTACGATCGGATTGATCGGACATTGGGTGGATCAGAAGCGTCAGGACAGCCGTCTAATCCGGCTGTTCGACTACCTGGTCAACTACGCGGCGCCCAAGCGCCGCGAAGTGCCTCCGTTGAAATAA
- a CDS encoding small ribosomal subunit Rsm22 family protein: MHGSKARPPAAPSPLVLKVMNQVVQAGIGACPVEIPSAVADLSHLFTKGRGSLGACYLDDSAYAAAYLSYFMPVNLSKVQLLLDELPPDTMVKEAGTPVRFLDLGAGPGTGSLALLDWMHRRYPGSAARLSTLAVDSSGEALRQAGDLWKRYCHEAGISGAELIGCQADVERSGKEAWRRKAERQAPFDLILLANCLNELYLDAADPVAARAALLAELLQWLAPHGTLILLEPALRDTARALHQVRDRLLGEKRCTVYSPCLHQQDCPALIHPDDWCHEERTWDAPRSIRDIDEAVGFIKDALKFSYLLLRTDGRTIAQRSPHTFRIVSELRELKGDIRAWVCNELGRTEIGRLDRAESETNCAWSECRRGTIVQIEGLKRKDGATLARIPADGTVEIVRPS; the protein is encoded by the coding sequence ATGCATGGATCGAAAGCCCGCCCTCCAGCCGCTCCGTCCCCTCTGGTGCTCAAGGTGATGAATCAGGTCGTTCAGGCAGGAATTGGGGCCTGTCCCGTAGAAATCCCTTCCGCCGTCGCAGACCTTTCGCACCTGTTTACAAAGGGTAGAGGTTCGCTGGGGGCCTGTTATCTTGACGACTCCGCCTATGCCGCAGCCTATCTCAGCTATTTCATGCCGGTGAATTTATCAAAGGTGCAGCTCCTGCTCGATGAGCTCCCGCCGGACACCATGGTGAAGGAGGCTGGTACTCCCGTACGGTTTCTCGATTTGGGGGCGGGACCGGGGACCGGCAGTCTGGCACTGCTCGATTGGATGCACAGACGTTATCCTGGATCGGCTGCGCGTCTTTCGACACTTGCCGTCGACTCATCCGGTGAAGCGTTGCGCCAGGCCGGTGACCTCTGGAAGCGATACTGCCATGAAGCAGGAATTTCAGGAGCGGAACTGATCGGTTGCCAAGCCGATGTGGAGCGATCGGGGAAAGAGGCATGGCGTCGCAAGGCTGAGCGACAAGCCCCGTTCGATCTGATTCTCCTGGCCAACTGTCTCAATGAACTCTATCTGGATGCAGCAGATCCTGTCGCTGCCCGGGCTGCTCTTCTTGCCGAGCTGCTCCAATGGCTTGCTCCCCACGGCACACTGATACTGCTCGAGCCTGCCCTTCGTGACACGGCCAGGGCGCTCCATCAGGTCCGGGATCGCCTGCTCGGGGAGAAGCGGTGCACCGTCTATAGTCCCTGCCTGCATCAGCAAGACTGCCCCGCTCTAATACATCCTGATGATTGGTGTCACGAAGAGCGGACATGGGACGCGCCCCGTTCAATCCGGGACATCGATGAAGCGGTCGGTTTCATTAAGGACGCGCTGAAGTTTTCCTATCTCCTGCTCCGAACCGATGGACGTACGATTGCGCAGCGCTCGCCCCACACCTTCCGGATCGTCAGTGAATTGCGCGAACTCAAAGGAGATATCAGAGCCTGGGTTTGTAACGAACTGGGGCGCACCGAAATAGGCCGGCTCGATCGGGCAGAATCAGAAACCAACTGTGCTTGGAGCGAATGCCGACGCGGGACGATCGTGCAGATCGAAGGCCTGAAGCGAAAAGACGGGGCGACATTGGCCAGAATTCCGGCCGATGGAACAGTGGAAATCGTGCGGCCTAGTTAA
- a CDS encoding aconitate hydratase, translated as MSLELARKLYAKMPDVLGKARKKFGRGLTLAEKILVSHADNFDTQVWERGKAMLALRPDRVAMQDATAQMAMLQFMQAGKKQAAVPSTIHCDHLIRAEMGSQKDLVRAMDENKEVYNFLASAAKKYGIGFWKPGAGIIHQVVLENYAFPGGLIIGTDSHTPNGGGLGMLAIGVGGADAGEVMAGLPWEVLHPKLIGVRLTGRLSGWASPKDVILYLCGLLTVKGGTNKIVEYFGPGAETISATGKGTICNMGAELGATTSVFPFDQKMVAYMTITDRADLASFTQSHKDLLVADPEVYQSPEKYYDQIVEVDLSTLEPHVVGPHTPDLARPISKLAAEAKEKGYPVELKAALIGSCTNSSYEDISRSAHIARQGLKAGLKAKASFLVSPGSERIYHTMKRDGFLETFEQLGGTVLSNSCGPCIGQWKRADGVKGKADSIVSSFNRNFPGRNDGINETLSFLASPEVVTAYALSGDLGFDPVNQKLKGADGKEFTLEPPHGEELPAKGFAKGEEGFVAPAENGEGLTVDIPPTSERLQLLQPFPRWDGKDFEKLPLLIKTKGKTTTDHISPAGPWLKFRGHLDKISDNMFLGANNAFFSEPGKGTDVLTGEAGLTMAQIARRYKAKNIGSIVVGDENYGEGSSREHAAMSPRFLNVRAVITKSFARIHETNLKKQGILALTFADPKDYEKIEQQDRISVTGLTNLAPGKPVQVIIHKTDGNALTIQANHSMTAQQLAWFKAGSALNALN; from the coding sequence ATGTCACTCGAGCTTGCCAGAAAACTCTACGCCAAGATGCCCGACGTGCTCGGCAAGGCCAGAAAGAAGTTCGGCCGGGGCCTCACGCTCGCCGAGAAAATTCTCGTGTCTCACGCCGACAATTTCGATACGCAGGTTTGGGAGCGCGGGAAAGCCATGCTCGCGTTGAGACCTGACCGCGTGGCGATGCAGGACGCAACGGCGCAGATGGCGATGTTGCAGTTCATGCAGGCCGGCAAGAAGCAGGCGGCCGTCCCGAGCACGATCCACTGCGATCACCTGATTCGCGCCGAGATGGGATCCCAGAAGGACCTGGTGCGGGCCATGGACGAAAACAAGGAAGTCTATAACTTTCTTGCGTCCGCCGCGAAGAAGTACGGGATCGGGTTCTGGAAGCCGGGGGCCGGCATCATTCACCAGGTGGTGCTCGAAAATTACGCGTTCCCGGGCGGCTTGATCATCGGCACGGATTCCCATACGCCGAACGGCGGCGGGCTCGGCATGCTCGCGATCGGGGTCGGAGGCGCGGATGCCGGAGAGGTGATGGCCGGACTACCCTGGGAAGTGCTTCATCCCAAATTGATCGGCGTGCGATTGACCGGGCGGCTCAGCGGCTGGGCCTCGCCGAAAGACGTGATCCTCTATTTATGCGGGCTTCTGACCGTGAAGGGCGGAACCAACAAGATCGTTGAGTATTTCGGGCCCGGCGCAGAGACCATCAGCGCCACGGGCAAGGGCACTATCTGCAACATGGGCGCGGAATTAGGTGCCACGACCTCCGTGTTCCCCTTCGATCAAAAAATGGTCGCCTATATGACGATCACCGATCGCGCCGATCTGGCCAGCTTCACTCAATCGCACAAGGATCTGCTGGTCGCCGATCCGGAAGTGTACCAATCGCCGGAGAAGTACTACGATCAGATCGTCGAGGTCGATCTGTCCACGTTGGAGCCGCACGTTGTCGGACCGCATACGCCGGATCTTGCGCGGCCGATCTCCAAGCTGGCGGCCGAAGCCAAGGAGAAAGGCTATCCGGTCGAACTCAAAGCGGCCCTCATCGGGAGCTGTACCAACTCGTCGTATGAGGACATCAGCCGGTCGGCTCACATCGCCCGGCAGGGTTTGAAGGCCGGCTTGAAGGCCAAGGCATCGTTCCTTGTCTCGCCGGGATCCGAGCGGATCTATCATACGATGAAGCGGGACGGATTTCTGGAGACCTTCGAGCAGCTCGGCGGCACGGTCCTGTCGAATTCCTGCGGCCCCTGCATCGGCCAGTGGAAGCGCGCCGACGGAGTGAAAGGCAAGGCCGACTCCATCGTCAGCTCCTTCAACCGTAATTTCCCCGGTCGTAACGACGGCATCAACGAGACCCTGTCCTTTCTGGCCAGTCCCGAAGTGGTCACGGCCTATGCGTTGTCCGGCGATCTGGGATTCGATCCGGTCAATCAGAAGCTGAAGGGCGCCGATGGGAAGGAGTTCACGCTCGAGCCTCCGCACGGGGAAGAGCTGCCCGCCAAGGGATTTGCGAAAGGTGAAGAGGGGTTCGTGGCACCCGCCGAGAACGGGGAGGGCCTGACGGTGGACATTCCTCCGACGAGCGAGCGGTTGCAGCTGCTTCAGCCGTTCCCCCGGTGGGACGGAAAGGATTTTGAGAAACTTCCCCTTTTGATCAAGACGAAGGGGAAAACCACGACCGATCATATTTCTCCCGCTGGTCCGTGGTTGAAGTTCCGGGGCCACCTGGACAAGATCAGCGACAACATGTTTTTGGGAGCGAACAACGCGTTCTTCTCGGAGCCGGGCAAGGGCACGGACGTGTTGACCGGGGAAGCGGGATTGACGATGGCGCAGATCGCGCGCCGCTACAAGGCAAAGAATATCGGATCGATCGTGGTGGGTGATGAGAACTACGGCGAGGGAAGCAGCCGCGAACATGCGGCGATGTCCCCGCGCTTCCTCAACGTCCGAGCGGTGATCACGAAGAGCTTTGCCCGCATCCACGAGACCAATCTGAAGAAGCAAGGGATCTTGGCGTTGACCTTCGCTGATCCGAAGGATTACGAGAAGATCGAGCAGCAGGACCGCATCAGTGTGACGGGGCTGACGAATCTGGCTCCTGGCAAGCCGGTGCAGGTGATCATTCACAAGACGGATGGGAACGCGCTCACCATCCAGGCGAACCACAGCATGACGGCACAGCAGCTTGCGTGGTTCAAGGCAGGTTCGGCGTTGAATGCGCTGAACTAA
- a CDS encoding ATP citrate lyase citrate-binding domain-containing protein — translation MAKVLEGPGMGLMKKWGIAVPQYVVVTSSDELAKLGQANEWMKKSKLVAKAHEALGSRFKLGLVKVGLDLNEAVAATKEMIGRQVGSITVTQVILSEMIPHKEEYYCAVKSTREGSEILVANCGGIEVESNWERVKRLVLDVGQQPTAEALEKLAKDAGFSGALTKKMADFSGKMFTCFDNEDAQYLEVNPVVVRESDGELVALDAVTLLDGDAKFRHPDWNFQFAAEFGRAYSKDEMEVMAVDSKIKGSVKFIEIPGGDTAMLPAGGGASVYYSDAVVARGGKLANYAEYSGDPPDWAVEVLTEKVCSLPHIKHIIVGGAIANFTDVKKTFGGIINGFRKAKADGKLKQVKIWVRRGGPREKEGLDAMRALKDEGFDIHVFDRNTPLTDIVDKALLK, via the coding sequence ATGGCCAAAGTGCTCGAAGGTCCTGGTATGGGACTGATGAAGAAATGGGGAATCGCTGTTCCGCAGTACGTCGTCGTCACCTCCTCCGATGAACTCGCCAAGCTGGGACAAGCCAATGAATGGATGAAGAAAAGCAAGCTGGTCGCCAAGGCCCACGAGGCTTTGGGATCCCGGTTCAAGCTGGGGCTGGTCAAGGTCGGGCTTGATTTGAATGAAGCGGTGGCCGCGACGAAAGAAATGATCGGCCGTCAGGTCGGCAGCATCACGGTGACTCAGGTCATCCTGTCCGAGATGATCCCGCATAAGGAAGAGTATTACTGCGCGGTCAAGTCGACCAGGGAAGGCAGCGAGATTCTCGTGGCCAACTGCGGCGGCATCGAAGTGGAGTCCAATTGGGAGAGGGTCAAGCGCTTGGTCTTGGATGTCGGCCAGCAGCCGACTGCTGAGGCGCTGGAGAAATTGGCCAAGGATGCAGGATTCTCCGGGGCTCTCACGAAGAAAATGGCGGATTTTTCTGGAAAGATGTTCACCTGCTTCGACAACGAAGACGCCCAGTATCTTGAAGTCAACCCGGTTGTCGTGCGGGAAAGCGACGGCGAACTGGTCGCCCTCGATGCGGTCACCCTACTCGACGGGGACGCCAAGTTCAGGCATCCGGACTGGAATTTTCAGTTTGCCGCCGAATTCGGACGTGCCTATTCCAAGGACGAGATGGAAGTGATGGCCGTCGACAGCAAGATCAAGGGCTCCGTGAAATTCATCGAAATTCCCGGCGGTGATACCGCGATGCTTCCGGCAGGCGGCGGCGCCAGCGTGTACTACTCGGACGCGGTCGTGGCGCGCGGTGGCAAACTCGCCAACTATGCAGAGTATTCCGGAGATCCTCCGGATTGGGCCGTCGAAGTCCTGACTGAGAAGGTCTGCTCGCTCCCGCATATCAAGCACATCATCGTCGGCGGCGCCATCGCCAACTTTACCGACGTGAAAAAGACCTTCGGCGGCATCATCAACGGCTTCCGGAAGGCGAAGGCAGACGGCAAGCTCAAGCAAGTCAAGATTTGGGTCCGTCGCGGTGGTCCCAGGGAAAAAGAGGGGCTCGACGCCATGCGGGCTCTCAAGGACGAAGGCTTCGACATCCACGTCTTCGATCGCAACACACCGCTGACCGACATCGTCGACAAGGCGCTTCTAAAATAG
- the mutM gene encoding bifunctional DNA-formamidopyrimidine glycosylase/DNA-(apurinic or apyrimidinic site) lyase, whose amino-acid sequence MPELPEAEVVARQIRSRLTGARLIDAVLGRRDIVREGVGTLSWYRKTRLVSVERYGKSVALRFEKGTEARYVVAELGMTGLLLFDAVPIRHPRHVHAELIFEGSAERALRYWNPRRFGRLSLLDASGLDRYISRRFGYDPLTVSREEFAGLLSHRRGRLKSLLMHQQTVAGIGNIYANEILFRAGLHPNALPNRLRPDRIDRLFRITREVLTQAIDCGGSSVRDFFAPDGTEGMYKRHHLVYGKEGEPCPNRCGETIRRLQSERSSFICVSCQGRRGPARAFRTNEEAASIKHH is encoded by the coding sequence ATGCCGGAACTCCCTGAAGCGGAAGTCGTCGCCAGACAGATCCGGTCTCGTTTGACCGGTGCGAGACTGATCGATGCGGTGCTCGGCCGCCGCGACATCGTGAGGGAAGGGGTGGGCACCCTGTCCTGGTACCGAAAAACGCGTCTCGTTTCCGTCGAACGGTACGGCAAGAGTGTAGCGCTGAGGTTTGAGAAAGGCACCGAGGCGCGATACGTGGTGGCCGAGCTCGGCATGACCGGCCTCCTATTGTTCGACGCTGTTCCGATCAGACATCCGCGGCATGTCCACGCAGAGTTGATCTTCGAAGGAAGCGCCGAGCGGGCCCTTCGCTATTGGAATCCCCGCCGCTTCGGCCGCCTGTCACTCCTCGATGCGTCCGGGCTGGACCGCTATATCTCCCGCCGTTTCGGCTACGATCCATTGACGGTTTCGCGCGAGGAGTTTGCCGGTCTCCTGAGCCATCGGCGAGGCCGTCTAAAATCGTTGTTGATGCATCAGCAGACAGTGGCCGGGATTGGCAATATCTATGCGAACGAGATTTTGTTCCGTGCCGGTCTCCATCCGAATGCCCTGCCCAATCGTCTGCGGCCTGACAGAATCGATCGGCTCTTCCGGATTACCCGGGAAGTGCTCACGCAGGCGATCGACTGTGGCGGATCGAGCGTTCGGGATTTTTTCGCTCCGGACGGCACGGAAGGCATGTACAAACGACACCATCTGGTCTATGGGAAAGAGGGAGAGCCTTGTCCCAACCGTTGCGGGGAGACTATTCGGCGACTCCAGAGCGAGCGAAGCTCGTTCATCTGTGTCAGCTGCCAGGGGCGGCGAGGTCCAGCAAGGGCATTCCGCACGAACGAAGAGGCGGCTTCCATAAAACACCATTAA